The nucleotide window agagagtaaggGTCCAAAAACATTCACACGAGGAAAGCGGATGTGTACAGTAAAAGACTGAATCACGAAATGAACTCTTTGAATTCTTCCAattactctttttcttcatctcaATTTCTAGCCACAAATAAACCCTAATTTAATGGCTTCAACAAGTGAAAgagttaccaaaaaaaaaagccgtCAATTTAAagaggaaataaaataaatgtgaaaAGCCAAAGCCCAATACTTTATATATTGAGTACTCTTACTTTAAGAACAAAAGCAATTCCcacagaaataaaataatatgacatGTGCCGCTTGGTAGATATGCAGACCTCATGTccattttaaaaatcaaaaattggtCCGGCAGTGAAGTGCTGAGAAGTTTCTTTTGGTTAAAGCTGAAGAGGATGAATTTTTCAGTAGGGGTCAATTCAAGGTCAATTTCTGAATTCCCACACAGAGATGAGCACATGGATCTTGCTTTCTCTCAATCTATGTTAGTATTACTATTGCCTATGGGCGGTGCTGCGGTTTCTGTTGCTTCCTGGTTTAGTAAAAGTATATAGTGATGAATCATGATGGATGGGCGGCCATTCCTCTGCTAATACCTTCTTCTTGGCAATCACAGTATAAATTCTGTAATCTTTCTTCCGTATCTCAGTTTAGATTGCATTTCCCCAACTTTTCtctttgattaaaaaaatattaatattttgctTTGGTGAAGATTAAAAGCAAGCCATATTAATAAGATTTGGCTTTCATGCCGTTTTTTCTTGCCTCTTACGAAGGATTTTCACACCAATATTGCATTCATTGATAGCATATGATGTAGCTCTCTCCaatattgtaaaaaaaaaaaaagataaattatgCATCTGCATGGAAAAAGAGTGTGTGCCGTAGATAAACGAATATTTAAAGCAAGCAACCCTCTTACgtgtaaaacaaaacaagttaaaatattatgatcAAAGTATTTTAGTATGAATGATGGTCTTAACTTGTTGGGATTAGGAACACCAATGgcactaataaaataattatataaaacaaCGCCACCCACCACAAGATCAGTCTCAACTGTTGGTCCTTTTAATTTGGTGcaaattaaattcaagttAATGATGATCTGCGGCTCCCACGAGAGAGATGACAAGATATAAAAGAATCAACTTCACATTATTTTGAAGGAAGCATGAATTTGTTACAAGTACAATATTACATCTTTGGTTAcaataaaaaggaaatgaaGTATACAGTTTATTCAATCCTAATCAAACGAAAtacaaaaatcaacaaaacgTGTTAGAAACTTTGAAGATATTCTTTGTCTcctatacaaaaaaaaatcaatgaatttgTAAGACATACCAAGTAATTAAGAACAAATGTGAGTTTTTGAAGTAATtactttttatcttttgtgaGATTGTCAAGTAATTGattgttttgtgtgtgtattaaCATATTAACATTGATCCTGAAAATCGTATTTATGGTCAATCTTGTATgctccttctccttctaccTCCAGCAAGTTCTGCAACACCGCATCAGAAGCGTCTCTCAGGAACTCCGACCAATCCCTAaagaaaacccccaaaaaaaaaaaacaaccaatATTAGTGATCGATCCAATAACAAAGATATAAAATAAGATGTTATTCAAAAATGAGAGTCGAATTACCCTTTGGAGGAGTCGAAAGTAAGTCCAACGGTATACTTGGCTTCTTCAAGCGCCCAACTGAACCTTTGAAGTTCAACTGGAGAGCAAGTTCCATTGTCCCTGACCCTAAGTTGAGACGGCTTTACATTACAGAAAACTGGTATCACCCTCTTCTTGGACTCCATTAACAGAGCCAACTCATGAAGACAAAAGTAAGATTCACAATACTGAGGCG belongs to Prunus persica cultivar Lovell chromosome G4, Prunus_persica_NCBIv2, whole genome shotgun sequence and includes:
- the LOC18778235 gene encoding disease resistance-like protein CSA1; amino-acid sequence: MQRSPALVRKILRQGSNHIQTVNSRPCDVFINHRGIDTKRTVAGLLFYHFSRLRLHPFLDSKNMKPGDKLFDEIDAAIRKCKVGLAVFSPQYCESYFCLHELALLMESKKRVIPVFCNVKPSQLRVRDNGTCSPVELQRFSWALEEAKYTVGLTFDSSKGDWSEFLRDASDAVLQNLLEVEGEGAYKIDHKYDFQDQC